A stretch of the Gracilinanus agilis isolate LMUSP501 chromosome 4, AgileGrace, whole genome shotgun sequence genome encodes the following:
- the MED8 gene encoding mediator of RNA polymerase II transcription subunit 8, translating to MQREEKQLEASVDALLSQVADLKSSLGSFICKLENEYDRLTWPSVLDSFALLSGQLNTLNKVLKHEKTPLLRNQVIIPLVLSPDRDEELTRQTEGRVPVFSHEVVPDHLRTKPDPEVEEQEKQLTADAARIGTDAAQKQIQTLNKMCSNLLEKISKEERESESGGLRQNKQTFNPTDTNALVAAVAFGKGLSNWRPPGSSGPGQPGQPGAGALLAGTSGMQQVQMTGAPSQQQSTLLSGVQMAQAGQPGKMPSGIKTNIKSASMHPYQR from the exons ATGCAG AGGGAAGAGAAGCAGCTGGAAGCATCGGTGGATGCACTTCTGAGTCAAGTGGCAGATCTGAAAAGCTCCTTGGGAAGTTTTATTTGCAAACTGGAGAACGAGTATGACCGGCTCACCTG GCCCTCGGTCTTGGACAGCTTTGCTCTACTCTCTGGACAGCTGAATACCCTCAACAAGGTCCTCAAGCATGAGAAGACCCCATTGCTTCGAAATCAGGTCATCATTCCTTTGGTACTATCCCCGGATCGTGATGAGGAGCTCACG CGACAGACAGAAGGACGAGTTCCTGTCTTCAGTCATGAAGTGGTTCCTGATCACCTGAGAACCAAACCAGACCCAGAGGTAGAGGAGCAGGAGAAGCAACTGACCGCAGATGCTGCTCGAATTGGCACTGATGCGGCCCAG AAGCAAATTCAGACCTTGAATAAAATGTGCTCCAACCTACTGGAGAAAATCAGCAAAGAGGAGCGGGAATCAGAAAGTGGAG GTCTCCGTCAGAACAAGCAGACCTTTAACCCCACAGACACCAATGCCCTGGTGGCCGCAGTTGCCTTTGGCAAGGGTCTATCCAACTGGAGGCCTCCAGGCAGCAGTGGTCCTGGCCAACCAGGCCAACCTGGGGCAGGGGCCCTCCTGGCTGGAACATCGGGCATGCAGCAGGTTCAGATGACAGGGGCACCCAGTCAGCAACAGAGCACTCTGCTCAGCGGGGTTCAGATGGCGCAAGCTGGCCAGCCAG